The Lacipirellula parvula genome window below encodes:
- a CDS encoding potassium channel family protein produces the protein MLFYLSTCFGLALIFLALYDAFETLVLPRRVTRRLRIARVYFRVTWTAWRRLCDLPRTGRTRESLLSIFGPLSLFGLFICWMLLIVTGFALLHWLGHTLTPPSNRDFRQCLYHSGETFFTLGYGDVTPVTYVGKLLAVSEAGIGFGFMAVVIGYLPVLYQAFSNRERNITLLDARAGSPPTVYELWRRLGSTGERIETDRFLGEWEIWSAELLESHLSFPVLCYYRSQHDNQSWLAALALVLDASSLLLVHGLEGSRLRARLTFAMARHAAVDMCLVFQLPPHEPRVERLSDEELRRSFSLAHRPLSDEQITQLRELQAIYEPFLQAMADYFRLYLPRFISDRPTADNWQTSPWTTRAPHLDELSGESSAASEHFR, from the coding sequence ATGCTGTTCTACCTCAGCACTTGCTTTGGCCTCGCGCTGATCTTCCTCGCTCTGTACGACGCGTTTGAAACGCTCGTCCTGCCGCGGCGCGTCACGCGGCGGTTGCGGATCGCGCGGGTTTACTTCCGCGTCACTTGGACCGCTTGGCGCCGGCTCTGCGATCTGCCGCGTACGGGTCGTACGCGCGAAAGCCTCCTCAGCATCTTCGGCCCGCTATCGCTGTTCGGGTTGTTCATCTGCTGGATGCTGCTCATCGTCACCGGCTTCGCGCTGCTGCATTGGCTGGGCCACACGCTCACGCCGCCGTCGAATCGCGACTTCCGCCAATGCCTTTACCACAGCGGCGAAACCTTCTTCACGCTCGGCTACGGCGACGTCACCCCCGTGACGTATGTCGGCAAGCTGCTCGCCGTCTCGGAAGCGGGCATCGGCTTCGGCTTCATGGCCGTGGTGATTGGCTATCTGCCAGTGCTTTACCAAGCCTTCTCCAATCGCGAACGCAACATCACGCTGCTCGACGCCCGCGCCGGTTCGCCGCCGACGGTGTACGAACTGTGGCGACGCCTCGGCTCCACGGGTGAACGGATCGAAACCGATCGCTTCCTCGGCGAGTGGGAAATCTGGTCGGCGGAATTACTCGAAAGCCACCTGTCGTTCCCGGTCCTTTGCTACTACCGTTCGCAACACGACAATCAATCATGGCTCGCCGCGTTGGCGCTCGTGCTCGACGCTTCCTCGCTGCTGCTCGTGCATGGCCTCGAAGGTTCGCGATTGCGAGCAAGGCTGACATTCGCGATGGCACGCCACGCGGCGGTCGACATGTGCCTGGTGTTCCAACTCCCGCCGCACGAGCCGCGGGTGGAACGACTTTCCGATGAAGAACTGCGCCGCTCTTTTAGCCTCGCCCATCGACCGCTCAGCGACGAGCAAATCACGCAGCTTCGCGAACTACAGGCGATCTACGAGCCGTTTCTCCAAGCGATGGCCGACTACTTCCGCCTCTACTTGCCGCGGTTCATTTCGGATCGGCCGACTGCTGACAATTGGCAAACGAGCCCCTGGACGACTCGGGCGCCTCATTTGGATGAACTCTCGGGGGAGAGCTCGGCGGCGAGCGAGCATTTTCGTTAG
- a CDS encoding PEP-CTERM sorting domain-containing protein has product MSRALLAGALACLPAIATAANYDESVNGDISGVPAAPTTIAFTEGANVIKGTAGTPADYDVISFTIPDGHQLSSLYLDAYSNLGYQSFVGLQNSATWTTGLGNLVVGETLMGYALYDAGLVGTNLLADMGVNGAGFGSGFTPPLPSGAYSFLIQDTTSPFSYQFTFNVTAVPEPATIGLAALGLLAIARIRRR; this is encoded by the coding sequence GTGTCCCGAGCTCTCCTCGCGGGTGCGCTCGCGTGCCTGCCCGCCATCGCGACAGCCGCGAACTACGACGAATCGGTCAACGGCGACATCTCTGGCGTCCCCGCCGCTCCGACGACGATCGCCTTCACCGAAGGCGCCAACGTCATCAAGGGAACCGCCGGCACGCCCGCCGACTACGACGTCATCAGCTTCACCATCCCCGACGGCCATCAACTCTCGTCGCTCTACCTCGACGCCTACTCGAACCTGGGCTACCAATCGTTCGTCGGCCTGCAGAACAGCGCGACCTGGACGACCGGTCTCGGCAATCTGGTCGTCGGCGAAACCTTGATGGGATACGCCCTCTACGACGCCGGTCTCGTCGGCACCAACCTCCTCGCCGACATGGGCGTCAACGGCGCCGGCTTCGGCTCGGGCTTCACCCCGCCTCTTCCCAGCGGCGCCTACTCGTTCTTGATTCAAGACACGACCAGCCCGTTTAGCTACCAATTCACCTTCAACGTCACCGCCGTTCCGGAACCGGCCACCATCGGCCTCGCCGCTCTCGGCCTGCTGGCGATCGCGCGCATCCGCCGCCGCTAA